The Streptomyces sp. NBC_00344 genome includes a window with the following:
- a CDS encoding MFS transporter, whose translation MRRRILADLTPLRTSPHFRRLWFGNTVSWIGQGMTALAISLQVYDLTRSSFSVGLVGLFSLVPLVAFGLYGGAVADTLDRRKLGLWSAIGSAVLSAGLSAAAFSGLHHVWFLYGIVALQSVCAALNAPARSAMMPRLVPAEQLPAANALSSMTGTSGMLLGPMLGGLIVGFWGYQAAYLVDALSFLAALYAMWRLPSMLPDRAAGAGRRASVLDGLRFLATRPNLRMTFFSDFCAMILAQPRALFPAVAVLWYAGDARTTGLLVAAPAVGALLGGVFSGWLSGVRRHGLAIVCAVAGWGLAVAVFGLTRNIWLGLFFLAVAGAADTVSMVFRNTMMQVAAPDEMRGRLQGVFIVVVAGGPRLGDFLAGSAGDLSTPTVAVVGGGIACVLAVALLAFVGRRNFLRYDARSPQP comes from the coding sequence ATACGCCGGCGCATACTCGCCGACCTCACCCCGCTGCGCACCTCACCCCATTTCCGGCGGCTGTGGTTCGGCAACACGGTCTCCTGGATCGGTCAGGGCATGACCGCACTGGCGATCTCCCTCCAGGTGTACGACCTGACCCGCTCGAGCTTCTCGGTCGGCCTGGTGGGGCTCTTCTCCCTGGTGCCGCTGGTCGCCTTCGGTCTCTACGGAGGAGCCGTCGCCGACACTCTGGACCGGCGGAAACTGGGACTCTGGAGCGCCATCGGTTCGGCAGTCCTCTCGGCCGGACTGTCGGCAGCCGCGTTCTCCGGCCTCCACCACGTCTGGTTCCTCTACGGCATCGTGGCGCTGCAGTCCGTCTGCGCGGCCCTCAACGCACCGGCCAGATCGGCGATGATGCCCCGGCTGGTGCCGGCCGAGCAGCTGCCTGCCGCCAACGCGCTGAGTTCGATGACCGGGACCTCCGGAATGCTGCTCGGGCCGATGCTCGGTGGACTGATCGTCGGCTTCTGGGGCTACCAGGCCGCTTATCTCGTCGACGCGCTCTCCTTCCTGGCCGCGCTGTACGCGATGTGGCGGCTGCCCTCGATGCTTCCGGACCGGGCGGCCGGAGCCGGGCGCCGGGCATCGGTGCTGGACGGACTGCGCTTCCTTGCCACGCGTCCCAATCTGCGCATGACGTTCTTCTCCGACTTCTGCGCCATGATCCTGGCCCAGCCCAGGGCGCTCTTTCCCGCCGTTGCCGTGCTCTGGTACGCGGGCGATGCCCGCACGACCGGGCTGCTGGTCGCGGCGCCGGCGGTGGGAGCACTGCTCGGCGGGGTCTTCTCGGGCTGGCTGAGCGGCGTCAGGCGGCACGGTCTCGCCATCGTCTGCGCCGTCGCAGGGTGGGGGCTCGCCGTGGCGGTGTTCGGACTGACCAGGAACATCTGGCTCGGGCTGTTCTTCCTCGCGGTGGCCGGAGCCGCGGACACCGTGTCGATGGTGTTCCGCAACACCATGATGCAGGTGGCGGCGCCCGACGAGATGCGCGGCAGGCTGCAGGGGGTCTTCATCGTGGTGGTGGCGGGCGGCCCGCGACTCGGCGACTTCCTCGCCGGATCGGCGGGAGATCTGTCGACCCCGACCGTCGCGGTCGTCGGTGGCGGCATCGCCTGTGTTCTGGCGGTCGCCCTGCTGGCCTTTGTGGGCCGCCGCAACTTCCTGCGCTACGACGCCAGGTCGCCGCAGCCGTAG
- a CDS encoding TOBE domain-containing protein, which produces MSLSIRNQLPGTVAGVTPGEVMATVKVRLDRGQEITAAITLEAVRDLGIAEGSPVRALFKSTEVSLATGSVTGLSIRNRLPGTVASVTTGGAMAGVKIAVDGGELTAAITRDAVIDLGLTSGSAVTALIKSTEISLATG; this is translated from the coding sequence ATGAGCTTGAGCATCCGCAATCAGCTGCCGGGCACCGTTGCCGGTGTCACCCCCGGAGAGGTCATGGCCACCGTCAAGGTCCGGCTCGACAGGGGTCAGGAGATCACCGCGGCGATCACCCTGGAGGCCGTTCGGGACCTCGGCATCGCCGAGGGCTCGCCGGTACGTGCCCTGTTCAAGTCCACCGAGGTGTCGCTGGCCACCGGCTCCGTCACGGGCCTGAGCATCCGTAACCGCCTCCCAGGGACGGTCGCGTCGGTCACCACGGGTGGAGCCATGGCCGGTGTCAAGATCGCCGTCGACGGCGGCGAGCTGACGGCGGCCATCACCCGGGACGCGGTCATCGATCTCGGCCTGACCTCCGGCTCCGCGGTGACGGCGCTGATCAAGTCCACCGAGATCTCCCTCGCCACCGGCTGA
- a CDS encoding molybdopterin-dependent oxidoreductase produces the protein MSGLGTPSRIASEHSRRLLVGGQLARPAALSVADLRAGWGQHRADVVFECSKNGPQHHSFEGPLLRDVVGDARPSFDAARRKDRSRFLLAVTGGDGHHAVLSWAEIDTDFGDSPVLLATVMDGRALDLEGSQLVVPSDRCGARYVSAITGVWVGACTFPGRPPLPLTPSLPFR, from the coding sequence ATGAGTGGACTCGGCACGCCGTCCCGTATCGCATCCGAACACTCCCGACGTCTGCTGGTCGGCGGGCAGTTGGCGCGGCCCGCCGCGCTGAGCGTCGCGGACCTGCGGGCCGGCTGGGGGCAGCACCGGGCCGATGTGGTGTTCGAGTGCAGCAAGAACGGACCGCAGCACCACAGTTTCGAGGGGCCGCTGCTGCGGGATGTCGTCGGCGACGCACGGCCGTCCTTCGACGCCGCCCGGCGCAAGGACCGTTCCCGGTTCCTGCTGGCCGTCACGGGTGGCGACGGTCATCACGCGGTGCTCTCCTGGGCGGAGATCGACACCGACTTCGGTGATTCCCCGGTCCTGCTGGCCACCGTCATGGACGGCCGGGCGCTTGATCTGGAGGGGAGCCAGTTGGTGGTGCCTTCCGACCGCTGCGGAGCCCGCTACGTCAGCGCGATCACCGGTGTCTGGGTCGGGGCCTGCACGTTTCCCGGGCGGCCGCCGCTGCCGCTGACGCCTTCGCTGCCTTTCCGGTAG
- a CDS encoding YtxH domain-containing protein — protein MRYKLTFVVGLALGYVIGTRAGRERYEQLKKSARQVAQNPAVRNAAESAAHNGRDVAGKALHSVSEKVGDRMPESVAQRVRSLRERNGVVEDDWGTTNT, from the coding sequence ATGCGGTACAAGCTCACGTTCGTCGTTGGACTCGCTCTCGGTTACGTGATCGGCACGCGGGCGGGCCGCGAGCGGTATGAGCAGTTGAAGAAGTCGGCCCGCCAGGTGGCGCAGAACCCGGCGGTGCGCAACGCGGCCGAGTCCGCGGCGCACAACGGGCGCGACGTGGCGGGCAAGGCACTCCACTCGGTGAGCGAGAAGGTCGGGGACCGGATGCCCGAATCGGTGGCCCAGCGGGTCCGCTCGCTGCGGGAGCGCAACGGCGTCGTCGAGGACGACTGGGGCACCACGAACACCTGA
- a CDS encoding GAF domain-containing sensor histidine kinase, which produces MSDDSRLPMLLEAVAGVGTGLGLRATLQHIVDSAADLTGARHGVLAVVDPERDRLSDVFSTGSAGEALISLPVDSPGLLRVPIQVDGETFGAVRLSGKRDGAFDADDEALLKVLAAQAGLAIGNARLYETAMLRERWIKGAATVTNALLTGETANDALTTVAEQARSLADAVAGVVLLPTETGGMEIVAASTFDDPGDLVGTTIEPGSSVLVQLLGGEPVFIGDSSTDPRMTTHVRARFGPSMMIPLQSGGKLIGTLALPRRRSSRPYSDVDRTLAMQFASQAALALVLADAQQNREQLAVYEDRDRIARDLHDLVIQRLFATEMMLESTRRRANGADLGELIGRAVDELDSTIQDVRTAIFALQQPPARAPSTLRGRVLRETEGAGVLLGFIPSVRFLGPVDSRIPDTMSGELLAELRRALALAHRAANVSHITVVIDARAQTVRMTVTHDGTSETPDAEGGTNPAVWEAPPESPRPGTPLP; this is translated from the coding sequence ATGAGCGACGACTCACGGCTCCCGATGCTTCTCGAAGCGGTGGCGGGCGTCGGCACCGGCCTCGGTCTGCGGGCCACCCTCCAGCACATCGTGGATTCGGCGGCAGACCTGACGGGCGCACGCCACGGTGTCCTGGCGGTGGTCGACCCGGAGCGCGACAGGCTCAGCGACGTGTTCTCGACCGGCAGCGCCGGCGAGGCCCTGATCAGTCTTCCCGTCGACTCACCCGGGCTGCTGCGGGTGCCCATCCAGGTGGACGGCGAGACCTTCGGTGCCGTGCGCCTCTCAGGGAAACGGGACGGGGCCTTCGACGCGGACGACGAGGCGCTGCTGAAGGTCCTGGCAGCCCAGGCCGGCCTGGCGATCGGCAACGCCCGGCTGTACGAGACGGCCATGCTGCGGGAGCGCTGGATCAAGGGGGCCGCCACCGTCACCAACGCCCTGCTCACCGGTGAGACCGCGAACGACGCACTGACGACCGTGGCCGAACAGGCCCGCAGTCTCGCCGATGCGGTGGCAGGTGTCGTACTGCTGCCCACCGAGACCGGCGGCATGGAGATCGTCGCGGCGTCCACCTTCGACGACCCGGGCGACCTGGTGGGCACCACCATCGAGCCCGGCTCCTCCGTCCTTGTCCAACTCCTCGGCGGTGAACCGGTGTTCATCGGGGACTCGTCGACCGATCCCCGCATGACCACTCATGTGAGGGCGCGTTTCGGGCCGAGCATGATGATTCCGCTGCAGAGCGGCGGCAAGCTGATCGGGACGCTGGCGCTGCCCCGGCGGCGCAGCTCCCGGCCGTACAGTGACGTGGACCGTACGCTGGCCATGCAGTTCGCCTCGCAGGCCGCGCTGGCGCTGGTACTCGCCGACGCACAGCAGAACCGGGAGCAGCTCGCGGTGTACGAGGACCGCGACCGGATCGCCCGTGATCTGCACGATCTGGTGATCCAGCGGCTCTTCGCCACCGAGATGATGCTGGAGTCCACCCGGCGCCGGGCCAACGGCGCGGACCTCGGGGAACTCATCGGCAGGGCCGTGGACGAACTGGACTCCACCATCCAGGACGTCAGGACCGCGATCTTCGCCCTCCAGCAGCCACCGGCCCGGGCACCGTCCACGCTGCGCGGCCGGGTACTGCGCGAGACGGAGGGAGCGGGCGTGCTGCTGGGCTTCATCCCATCGGTGCGCTTCCTCGGCCCGGTGGACTCCCGGATCCCCGACACGATGAGCGGTGAACTCCTGGCCGAGCTGCGCAGGGCGCTCGCCCTGGCCCACCGGGCGGCGAACGTGTCGCACATAACGGTGGTGATCGACGCACGGGCACAGACCGTGCGGATGACCGTCACCCATGACGGGACATCGGAGACACCGGACGCCGAGGGCGGCACCAATCCGGCGGTCTGGGAGGCACCACCCGAATCCCCGCGGCCCGGCACGCCGCTGCCTTGA
- a CDS encoding TOBE domain-containing protein, whose amino-acid sequence MPSYSIGRAASLLGVSSETVRRWADGGQIAMDRDGAGNRMIDGVSLAAFAKDRAAGLHPVPGEARTSVRNSFAGIITAVTVDDVVAQVEIQSGPHRLVSLVSREAVDELGIVVGATATARVKSTHVHVDRPGAPS is encoded by the coding sequence ATGCCGTCCTACAGCATTGGCCGCGCAGCGAGTCTGCTGGGTGTGAGTTCGGAGACCGTACGCCGCTGGGCCGACGGCGGTCAGATCGCGATGGACCGGGACGGCGCGGGAAACCGGATGATCGACGGGGTGAGCCTGGCCGCCTTCGCCAAGGACCGCGCCGCAGGCCTGCATCCGGTGCCCGGCGAGGCCCGGACATCCGTACGGAACTCGTTCGCCGGGATCATCACGGCGGTCACCGTCGACGATGTGGTCGCCCAGGTGGAAATCCAGTCGGGGCCGCACCGCCTGGTGTCGCTGGTGAGCCGCGAGGCGGTCGACGAACTGGGAATCGTGGTCGGTGCGACGGCCACCGCACGCGTGAAGTCGACACATGTACACGTCGACAGGCCCGGTGCGCCGAGCTGA
- a CDS encoding acyl-CoA synthetase, which produces MTVLLPALHPTSGREAVRFGARTLSYGELAAAAGTLASRITGAGRVAVWATPTPETVVGVVAALLAGVAAVPLNPKTGERELAHIVSDSAPTAVLAGAGEELPAGLAGLDRIGIPLTGPPSALPAEPSPETPALIVYTSGTTGPPKGAVLPRRAIASTLDALEEAWRWTADDVLVHALPLFHVHGLILGILGPLRRGGSVRHLGRFSAEGVTRELRSGATMLFGVPTMYHRLAESLETDRDLAGALARARILVSGSAALPVHDHQRITAATGCRVIERYGMTETLMLCSESPAGAGTASPPGTVGVPLRGVELRLADEADGIGEIQVRGPNLFLEYLNRPDATAAAFDGDWFRTGDLAAVDEQGRVRIVGRKATDLIKSGGYKIGAGEIENALLEHPGVADVAVTGEPDADLGERIVAWIVPGDPQSPPGETELADHVARRLSPHKRPRTVRYLSALPRNEMGKILKRSLAGGAGV; this is translated from the coding sequence ATGACCGTCCTTCTCCCTGCCCTGCACCCCACGTCCGGCCGGGAGGCCGTACGCTTCGGCGCGCGCACCCTGTCCTACGGCGAACTGGCCGCGGCCGCCGGAACGCTGGCCTCCCGGATCACCGGCGCCGGACGCGTCGCGGTGTGGGCGACACCCACGCCCGAGACGGTGGTCGGAGTGGTGGCCGCACTGCTGGCCGGAGTTGCGGCCGTACCGCTGAATCCGAAGACTGGCGAGCGGGAGCTGGCGCACATCGTGTCGGACAGCGCGCCGACCGCGGTGCTGGCCGGAGCGGGCGAGGAACTGCCTGCCGGACTCGCGGGGCTGGACCGTATCGGTATTCCGCTCACGGGTCCGCCTTCCGCGCTGCCCGCCGAGCCCTCCCCGGAGACGCCCGCGCTGATCGTGTACACCTCCGGCACCACCGGACCGCCGAAGGGCGCCGTACTGCCGCGCAGGGCCATCGCTTCGACGCTGGACGCGCTGGAGGAAGCCTGGCGGTGGACGGCCGACGACGTCCTGGTGCACGCCCTGCCGCTGTTCCATGTCCACGGTCTGATCCTCGGCATCCTGGGACCGCTGCGACGCGGCGGATCCGTACGCCACCTGGGCCGGTTCTCCGCGGAAGGTGTCACAAGGGAACTGCGCTCCGGAGCGACCATGCTCTTCGGGGTGCCGACGATGTACCACCGGCTTGCCGAGTCCCTCGAAACGGACCGGGATCTGGCCGGAGCGCTGGCACGGGCCCGCATTCTGGTGTCCGGCTCCGCGGCGCTCCCCGTGCACGACCACCAGCGGATCACGGCGGCGACCGGCTGCCGGGTGATCGAGCGGTACGGCATGACCGAGACCCTGATGCTGTGCTCCGAATCCCCGGCCGGGGCGGGCACCGCGTCCCCGCCCGGCACCGTCGGTGTTCCGCTGCGCGGCGTCGAGCTGCGCCTGGCGGACGAGGCCGACGGCATCGGCGAGATCCAGGTGCGCGGACCGAATCTCTTTCTGGAGTATCTGAACCGGCCGGACGCGACGGCGGCCGCGTTCGACGGCGACTGGTTCCGTACCGGCGATCTGGCGGCCGTCGACGAGCAGGGCCGGGTCCGGATCGTCGGCCGGAAGGCAACCGATCTGATCAAGAGCGGCGGCTACAAGATCGGTGCCGGCGAGATCGAGAACGCGCTTCTCGAGCATCCAGGGGTCGCCGATGTGGCTGTCACCGGCGAGCCCGACGCGGATCTGGGTGAGCGGATCGTCGCCTGGATCGTTCCCGGGGACCCGCAGTCCCCGCCGGGAGAAACGGAGCTGGCGGACCATGTGGCCCGGCGGCTGTCACCGCACAAGCGCCCGCGCACCGTCCGGTATCTGTCCGCGCTGCCTCGCAACGAGATGGGGAAGATCCTCAAACGGTCGCTGGCCGGTGGCGCCGGAGTGTGA